A single region of the Desulfonatronovibrio magnus genome encodes:
- a CDS encoding TIGR00730 family Rossman fold protein: MANSRQYLIDELSKENSWRLFKIMAEFVDAFEKLQDLGNAVSIFGSARVLPDDPVYKLTFDIAKQLTESGYNVITGGGPGLMEAGNKGAVEGDGNSVGLHIHLPFEQKANDYVNLQCDFRYFFVRKVMFIKYARAYVVMPGGYGTLDELSEALVLTQTKRIKPFPIILVGSDFWSGLVDWFKTEMLTRKFVRQSDLDMFSIVDTAEEVLAAISGKPSP; this comes from the coding sequence ATGGCCAATTCAAGACAATATTTGATTGACGAACTTTCTAAAGAAAATTCCTGGCGTCTTTTTAAAATCATGGCTGAATTTGTTGATGCTTTTGAGAAACTCCAAGACCTGGGAAATGCAGTCTCCATTTTTGGGTCAGCCAGGGTTTTGCCGGATGATCCAGTTTACAAACTGACTTTTGACATAGCCAAGCAGCTTACAGAATCGGGATACAATGTTATCACCGGTGGAGGACCCGGCCTTATGGAAGCTGGTAATAAAGGTGCAGTGGAAGGAGACGGCAATTCAGTAGGTCTTCATATCCACCTTCCCTTTGAGCAAAAGGCTAATGATTACGTAAATCTGCAGTGTGACTTCAGATACTTTTTTGTCCGCAAGGTAATGTTTATTAAATACGCCAGAGCCTATGTGGTCATGCCCGGTGGCTACGGCACCCTTGATGAGTTAAGTGAGGCACTTGTGTTGACTCAGACAAAAAGAATCAAACCTTTTCCCATCATACTTGTTGGGTCTGATTTCTGGTCAGGGTTGGTGGACTGGTTCAAAACTGAAATGCTGACCAGAAAATTTGTCAGACAAAGCGATCTTGATATGTTCAGCATTGTGGATACCGCTGAAGAAGTATTGGCAGCTATATCCGGCAAGCCTTCTCCATAA
- a CDS encoding Smr/MutS family protein, with protein MKSLKDLKKVKIAPKKDPQPEFTKEEQNKQVQKSASLPETTDDERLFLRAMNGVKPISSKGRQITPRHKKKEIRQISEDQESLNMLNRLVNGDVEFDVEHSDEYIQGYVQGINDRLFRKFKMGNISVQAHLDLHGLNTDQARLSLLNFMREQYINNKKCVLIIPGRGKNSPLGAAVLRNEVQNWLTREPLKRVVLAFCTAQPKHGGAGALYVLIRNFKKTGSKIFWEKFLLDSDH; from the coding sequence ATGAAGTCATTAAAAGATTTAAAAAAAGTTAAAATTGCTCCCAAAAAAGATCCCCAGCCTGAATTTACTAAGGAAGAGCAAAACAAACAGGTTCAAAAATCTGCCTCTCTTCCTGAAACTACTGATGATGAGAGGCTCTTTTTAAGAGCCATGAATGGAGTGAAGCCCATTTCTTCCAAAGGCAGGCAGATAACCCCTCGACATAAAAAAAAAGAGATCCGACAAATTTCAGAAGATCAGGAAAGTCTTAACATGCTTAACAGACTTGTAAATGGTGATGTTGAGTTTGATGTGGAACATTCTGATGAATATATTCAGGGCTATGTTCAGGGGATCAACGACCGGCTTTTCAGAAAATTCAAAATGGGTAATATCAGTGTGCAGGCTCATCTTGACCTGCACGGTCTAAATACAGACCAGGCCAGGCTTAGTTTGCTGAACTTTATGCGTGAACAATATATCAACAACAAGAAGTGTGTGCTGATTATTCCTGGAAGAGGCAAAAACTCTCCTCTTGGCGCAGCTGTCCTGCGCAATGAGGTGCAAAACTGGCTCACCAGGGAACCCCTTAAAAGGGTTGTGCTGGCTTTTTGCACTGCCCAGCCCAAGCATGGTGGTGCTGGAGCATTGTACGTATTGATTCGCAATTTTAAAAAAACTGGAAGCAAGATCTTTTGGGAAAAATTTCTTTTGGATTCGGACCATTGA
- the ftsY gene encoding signal recognition particle-docking protein FtsY codes for MPGVAVKTEDGQEWKVSLKKSLAAAEPRLSIWLDHILEGINQKGDLLWERLLFLFETLETPKSEAEKFVSSFSVWLDDMGYEHIEEFRSELQYRMALALDLEDEEDERDRLFLKLSDGLSKTKEHLSKKVDHLLSTSKGYDDAFWNELEEILIMADVGYTASAQLLERLRPKAKNLQHGDTEQFKALLMQELAEIFPKASKRITPEPPEIIFIIGVNGVGKTTTIAKLAYRYSMQGKKVMIVAGDTFRAAAIEQLGIWAQRTGSGFYAKTRGADPASVAYEALDKAVTENYDIVLVDTAGRLHTKVDLMQELKKMKNVMAKKHSGAPHRTILVLDATTGQNALSQTELFGKEININEIIMTKLDGTAKGGVIVAIALQHSIPITFIGLGEKMEDLRPFDGQSFAKALLG; via the coding sequence GTGCCAGGTGTTGCAGTTAAAACCGAAGATGGTCAGGAATGGAAAGTCAGTCTTAAAAAATCTCTTGCTGCGGCTGAACCCAGACTCAGCATCTGGCTTGATCATATCCTGGAAGGTATCAATCAAAAAGGTGATTTACTCTGGGAGAGGCTCCTTTTCCTTTTTGAAACACTTGAAACACCAAAGTCTGAAGCTGAAAAGTTTGTAAGTTCTTTTTCAGTCTGGCTGGATGATATGGGCTATGAACATATTGAGGAATTCAGATCTGAACTGCAATACAGGATGGCCCTGGCCTTAGATCTCGAAGACGAAGAGGACGAGCGGGACAGGCTGTTTCTTAAACTTTCCGACGGACTATCCAAAACCAAAGAGCACCTCTCCAAAAAAGTAGATCATTTGCTCAGCACCAGCAAGGGATATGACGACGCTTTCTGGAATGAACTGGAGGAAATTCTTATCATGGCTGATGTAGGCTATACTGCCAGTGCACAACTTCTGGAACGTTTGCGTCCAAAAGCAAAAAATCTACAGCATGGAGATACAGAGCAATTTAAAGCCCTGCTCATGCAGGAACTGGCTGAAATATTCCCCAAAGCATCCAAAAGAATTACCCCTGAACCACCAGAAATTATTTTCATAATCGGGGTAAACGGAGTTGGCAAAACAACGACAATTGCCAAACTTGCATACAGGTACAGCATGCAGGGCAAAAAAGTCATGATTGTTGCTGGAGATACCTTTCGTGCAGCGGCCATTGAGCAACTTGGAATATGGGCTCAAAGAACAGGTTCGGGATTTTATGCCAAAACCAGAGGTGCAGACCCCGCTTCTGTTGCCTATGAAGCTTTGGACAAGGCTGTAACTGAAAACTACGATATCGTACTTGTGGACACTGCCGGCAGATTGCACACCAAAGTTGATCTGATGCAGGAGCTGAAAAAGATGAAAAATGTCATGGCCAAAAAACATTCCGGGGCACCACACAGGACAATCCTGGTCTTAGATGCCACTACAGGCCAAAACGCATTGTCCCAGACTGAACTTTTTGGTAAAGAGATAAACATTAACGAAATTATCATGACAAAGCTTGACGGCACTGCCAAAGGAGGAGTAATTGTTGCTATAGCACTACAACATAGTATTCCTATAACTTTTATCGGGCTTGGAGAAAAAATGGAAGATTTGCGACCTTTTGATGGACAAAGTTTTGCTAAAGCTTTATTGGGATAG